The following coding sequences lie in one Spinacia oleracea cultivar Varoflay chromosome 1, BTI_SOV_V1, whole genome shotgun sequence genomic window:
- the LOC110794529 gene encoding uncharacterized protein, with amino-acid sequence MILEGIGPEDLSTIGGIATVSLLHSFIPTHWLPFSIVGRAQKWTLSRTLLVTVFGACLHVISTALLGITAVTMANTIAGEETVHKLASLLLVVLGGSYIMLFLLGRGGHSHSHHQPMEKMAVAGLVLVPALSPCATTLPVFLAVGNSSSMMILAIIVLLFSTITVMTSLVALSYYGASQLKFHWVERYDKLLVGSVLCLVGILTLIFHDHDHHHGHGHGHGHDGAKEQLSRKILNL; translated from the exons ATGATATTGGAAGGCATAGGACCTGAAGATTTATCAACAATCGGAGGGATCGCAACAGTTTCCCTTCTTCATTCCTTCATTCCTACTCATTGGTTACCCTTTTCCATCGTCGGCCGTGCGCAAAAATGGACTCTTTCTCGAACCCTTTTAGTCA CTGTATTCGGAGCATGTTTGCATGTGATATCTACTGCACTTCTCGGCATAACAGCTGTAACCATGGCCAATACCATCGCGGGGGAAGAAACTGTGCATAAGCTAGCTTCTTTGCTACTTGTGGTTCTTGGCGGAAGTTACATCATGTTATTTCTATTAGGAAGGGGAGGTCATAGTCATTCTCATCATCAGCCCATGGAGAAAATGGCTGTTGCTGGACTTGTCCTAGTGCCTGCGTTGTCACCTTGTGCAACCACACTTCCAGTGTTTCTAGCTGTCGGCAATTCATCCTCGATGATGATCCTAGCCATCATAGTGCTTTTATTCAG TACTATCACTGTGATGACCTCTTTGGTAGCTCTCTCATATTATGGTGCAAGTCAACTGAAGTTTCACTGGGTGGAGCGATACGACAAGCTTCTTGTTGGTTCTGTTCTGTGTTTGGTAGGAATCTTAACTCTCATTTTTCATGATCATGATCATCATCACGGTCACGGTCATGGTCATGGTCATGATGGAGCCAAAGAGCAGTTGTCCAGAAAGATTCTGAATCTTTAA